The following are encoded together in the Corticium candelabrum chromosome 1, ooCorCand1.1, whole genome shotgun sequence genome:
- the LOC134184197 gene encoding uncharacterized protein LOC134184197 produces MSFSLPPVASYVLVSTLPSQLTISICESLINSSRRLDWCRFFEDLRAQTVGDMKPSEISLCLFNMSKESVDLALRGWAKRVCASVADLGRALHKLHMHASCSLLQTYIIGKLWRVRAFSLPLKINLPRPSYSMLVWEEDLLLLDKKFRSIECSKSACTSTSGFVSLLLVTGATVSGKSELVRQYSEWLLQDMSRNFLNPITLVMFINAATPSSFESSLRLLAAHLGCLQAVKVASQFSNKKQQLKLLSDSIKYELMMQSGWLLIIDNLTNSTVEVALSYWPQTGAQGWGRGRVIITCSNEVASNSYSVERESCCDCKVGEKFTTAKCLALIRSITNIADEEEETVLKMIALIYNNPMALAAVAFSKCMSSANWWQCLESLERQISYLTEQELVYATHLVAALSVMVSAVIASNHAANYPLQFLAVCSEEPVPLMAVEIFIKSKQKRVDCCIEAIQKFPFVLMSLDVEGKRMLHLHKAMKVAVMSMSSMRHWLEIRLSILGTLAMIEDYLNGNESTRRVTQQMLPHLIYMIKSVACEQSLLSNAQCKSLADAWFYCGQCIDFLGADCSLLLNHLELQRECFNNALSLHAQLKETKTVQIARELLELGLVCDDLNLPLEGKSYLVRAVDVAKSTGNIGLIFRSLHVLGRIFLDLGDTNQAILCLEECLSLHNADIVSSVLRASVLTLLGRGYQAVGMCDIAESILMYALYLSSAAVGSGYFSSRRVRSQVLSGLGRLYLEPSCHKIDKATELLEESLHIRIDIDGYYTQCTALTLTGLGRIHLMKQEFDLAKLKLTAALVVLQQTLPADHSDTANALHILGNVEYRLGNLSEGIRLLQQSKAMKERVAGDVHPKITMFVSTDLGNAMLKSGRIDKALTLLLEALEAKRNQFGDYHVEVGIAYSCLHDVYRAAGDLQKASQCLIRSRHIMQVQSAKGIAAAAKEKKSLAQKYIDKYEAIKQTLSQMQTLIMYVVAGVVLAVLVIFCIL; encoded by the exons ATGTCTTTCTCACTACCTCCTGTTGCATCTTATGTTCTTGTCTCTACTTTGCCATCTCAGCTGACAATTTCTATTTGTGAatcgttaattaattcttCAAGACGGCTCGACTGGTGCCGCTTTTTCGAAGATCTTCGGGCACAGACCGTTGGTGACATGAAACCTTCAGAAATTTCGTTGTGTTTATTTAATATGTCGAAGGAGAGTGTTGATCTTGCGTTGAGAGGTTGGGCTAAACGTGTTTGCGCGTCAGTTGCTGATCTAGGGAGAGCACTGCATAAGCTACATATGCATGCGAGCTGCAGTTTGCTGCAAACGTACATCATCG GCAAGCTGTGGAGAGTTAGAGCATTTTCATTACCATTGAAG ATCAATCTACCAAGACCTTCTTATTCAATGCTTGTTTGGGAAGAAGATCTTTTGCTTCTTGACAAGAAATTTCGGAGCATAGAATGTTCAAAGTCAGCATGCACTAGCACCAGTGGCTTTGTTAGTCTTTTGTTGGTCACAGGAGCAACGGTCAGTGGCAAGTCAGAACTTGTTCGGCAGTATTCAGAATGGTTACTTCAAGATATGTCAAGAAATTTTCTTAATCCAATTACATTGGTGATGTTTATCAATGCAGCCACCCCAAGTAGCTTTGAAAGTAGTCTAAGATTACTTGCTGCGCATCTTGGCTGTTTGCAGGCAGTCAAAGTTGCATCTCAGTTCTCCAACAAGAAACAGCAGTTGAAACTTCTGAGTGATAGCATTAAGTATGAGCTGATGATGCAATCTGGCTGGTTGCTTATTATTGATAATTTAACCAACAGTACTGTAGAGGTTGCATTGTCTTACTGGCCACAGACAGGTGCTCAAGGATGGGGCCGGGGACGAGTAATCATAACATGTAGTAATGAAGTAGCCTCAAATTCTTATTCAGTTGAAAGAGAATCCTGTTGTGACTGTAAAGTAGGAGAGAAGTTTACAACTGCTAAATGTTTGGCACTCATTAGGAGTATCACCAACATTGCTGATGAAGAGGAAGAGACAGTGCTTAAAATGATAGCTCTAATTTACAATAATCCTATGGCACTTGCTGCTGTTGCGTTTTCTAAATGCATGAGCAGTGCCAACTGGTGGCAGTGTCTCGAATCTCTTGAAAGGCAAATTAGCTATCTGACAGAACAAGAGCTTGTTTATGCAACACATCTTGTCGCAGCACTTTCAGTGATGGTGTCAGCTGTAATTGCAAGTAATCATGCTGCAAATTATCCTCTTCAGTTTTTGGCAGTTTGTTCCGAGGAACCAGTTCCTTTGATGGCTGTTGAGATATTTATTAAATCCAAACAGAAAAGAGTTGATTGCTGCATAGAAGCAATTCAAAAATTTCCTTTTGTACTAATGTCATTGGATGTGGAAGGAAAGCGAATGTTGCATCTTCACAAGGCGATGAAAGTTGCTGTCATGTCAATGTCATCAATGAGACATTGGTTGGAAATACGATTAAGTATTCTGGGCACATTGGCAATGATTGAAGATTATTTAAATGGAAATGAGTCCACAAGACGAGTTACTCAACAAATGTTACCTCATCTTATTTACATGATAAAGTCAGTAGCTTGTGAACAATCACTTCTCTCTAATGCTCAGTGTAAATCACTTGCAGATGCTTGGTTTTACTGTGGTCAGTGTATAGACTTCCTGGGTGCTGATTGTTCGTTGTTGCTAAATCATCTTGAATTACAAAGGGAGTGTTTCAACAATGCGCTATCTCTTCATGCACAGCTGAAAGAGACAAAGACTGTCCAGATTGCAAGAGAATTGCTTGAACTTGGTCTTGTATGCGATGATCTGAACTTGCCCTTGGAAGGAAAGAGTTACTTGGTAAGGGCAGTTGATGTTGCTAAGTCCACAGGCAATATTGGGTTAATCTTTCGATCTCTGCATGTTCTTGGTCGGATTTTTCTCGACCTTGGTGATACAAACCAAGCCATATTGTGTCTTGAAGAGTGTCTTTCTCTGCATAATGCAGATATTGTGAGCAGTGTTCTTCGAGCTTCTGTGCTGACATTGTTGGGACGAGGCTACCAAGCAGTTGGTATGTGTGATATTGCGGAATCTATCCTGATGTATGCTCTCTATTTGAGCAGCGCTGCAGTGGGTAGTGGATATTTCTCTTCAAGGAGAGTGAGATCTCAAGTGCTCTCTGGTTTAGGTCGGCTCTACTTGGAGCCTAGCTGCCATAAGATTGATAAGGCAACAGAGCTTCTTGAGGAGAGCCTTCACATACGAATTGATATAGATGGTTATTACACTCAGTGCACAGCACTGACATTGACAGGCCTTGGGCGAATTCATCTCATGAAACAGGAATTTGACTTGGCAAAACTAAAACTTACTGCAGCATTGGTTGTCCTGCAACAGACTTTACCTGCTGACCACTCTGACACTGCAAATGCCCTCCATATTTTGGGCAATGTAGAATATCGTCTAGGAAATTTGTCTGAAGGGATAAGGCTTCTACAGCAGAGCAAGGCAATGAAAGAACGAGTTGCAGGTGATGTCCATCCAAAGATTACGATGTTTGTATCAACAGACCTTGGCAACGCCATGCTGAAGTCAGGTAGGATTGACAAAGCATTGACTCTGCTACTGGAGGCACTGGAAGCCAAACGGAACCAGTTTGGAGATTATCACGTTGAAGTTGGCATTGCTTATAGTTGTCTTCATGATGTGTACAGAGCTGCTGGTGATCTGCAGAAGGCTTCTCAGTGTCTCATACGCAGTCGCCATATAATGCAAGTGCAGAGTGCAAAAGGAATAGCAGCAGCTGCTAAGGAAAAGAAGAGTCTAGCTCAGAAATATATTGATAAATATGAAGCAATTAAGCAGACGTTGTCACAAATGCAAACCTTGATAATGTATGTCGTTGCTGGTGTTGTATTAGCTGTTCttgttattttttgtattttataa